In one Oryzias latipes chromosome 13, ASM223467v1 genomic region, the following are encoded:
- the LOC101159283 gene encoding protein sel-1 homolog 3 isoform X3, with amino-acid sequence MAPDADFKNIWLVCLWMQVVWSLDEVVLLNPPEEPLPDYLLQILYSCDEPAAVQLDCIVSFEIGTVSTFLLRNWSCVPGERVIKTTRLNLPDWLVYQADGVVPDSQWVLSCILRASVRSRGLSDSERSIRAQDVASVQPKPFFSRPCKRHKLCFAWCKQMLQLTPKFLQRQCPFEQETVQILTTIFASTGENFGVTKTLEPFRNEFLEYVRLKNNLFPWCMISFWIFLTSHCKQNLCGLFYHIDSQNNYVTPTVLLKQTGHLHIQMNGESEESSAFLSLFTVPLNQWCQISLMLEGRKVKVSMACLNRTIQVSEHVFGHAILFDDTEGYFVVGGGKFIQGAEGYFGPVVYNRNKISAQKQSETVIPDVIKSLNLTGWLQSCQEFREEMVTKIKGFLLKKKQRIETGFDISHPWMGKKELPPNSQCEPWEKTAPHRKKAVDLAMLLVFKYGEKVSLEAVSKALYSLSVQRLSRASSIAVVSRMLPLLLQAGCLGDNGALHMSSVLYSAGLGVQKQPVKAWLLALLAAQKDDRLALLHLGYMHHQGRHGLPKDPDLAYAYYSNIAKQTTLDRHNHTLQQSFVEAVYLNNEEALNLQTREDHHIFQWLKHQAQRGAADAEQTIARMLFWGQQGLSPNIQEAVKHYRRGAVQLEDPVSMYDYGIVLLQGHGVDKDIQKGLTFLKKSMDQGFVPAITALAWYYEQYEHDYRKAVQLWEKADLLGCPDAALNLGVIHSLGLFPGKPASQYMAYTYYLKSANRGQIRGAVHLAEVWATGIPGNVTRRPSDAVLWVKWAAEQNGYLGRILRKALDSYLLSDMFSSLLYYVIAAESGYAPAQFNVAYLCEQNAGRFLDPAFAKHCMWTYYNFTIQSENSDTYALIRMGDLLYEGHGSRGRDLFFAAQMYTQAALKGNPQGWYSLGLLAEDVYRLPLSILSKLGLSKLYMADNSLLQTALFQRCRDSDIADSYLPCSLALFKVFLQSFQKEYSDSFKFLAAVAVVAGPTVLVIIGALRRRVLSLN; translated from the exons ATGGCTCCTGATGCAGATTTCAAAAACATCTGGCTGGTTTGCCTCTGGATGCAG GTTGTTTGGAGTTTAGATGAAGTGGTTCTTCTGAATCCTCCAGAGGAGCCTCTCCCAGATTATCTGTTACAGATACTTTACTCCTGTGATGAACCTGCAGCAGTGCAACTGGATTGTATTGTATCTTTTGAAATTGGCACCGTCTCCACATTCTTGCTAAGGAATTGGAGTTGCGTCCCCGGAGAACGCGTGATAAAGACAACGAGGCTCAACCTGCCGGACTGGTTGGTGTATCAAGCGGATGGAGTGGTTCCAGATTCCCAGTGGGTGCTGAGCTGCATCCTTCGCGCCTCCGTCAGGAGCAGAGGACTGAGCGATTCTGAGAGGTCTATCAGGGCTCAGGATGTGGCATCTGTGCAGCCTAAGCCCTTCTTCAGCCGACCATGTAAACGCCACAAGCTCTGCTTCGCATGGTGCAAACAAATGCTGCAATTAACTCCAAAGTTTTTACAAAGGCAGTGTCCTTTTGAGCAAG AAACAGTTCAAATCCTGACTACCATCTTTGCCTCAACTGGAGAAAACTTTGGGGTAACAAAGACGCTGGAGCCCTTCAGGAACGAATTCCTGGAATACGTTCGACTTAAGAATAACTTGTTTCCATG GTGTATGATTTCCTTTTGGATTTTTCTGACAAGTCACTGCAAGCAAAACCTTTGTGGTCTGTTTTACCATATAGATTCCCAAAACAACTATGTCACACCAACAGTTTTACTCAAACAAACAG GCCATTTACACATCCAGATGAATGGGGAGAGTGAGGAATCATCCGCGTTTCTCTCCTTGTTCACTGTGCCTTTAAACCAGTGGTGCCAAATCAGTTTGATGTTGGAGGGAAGGAAA GTGAAAGTTTCCATGGCGTGCTTGAACAGAACCATTCAAGTATCAGAACATGT GTTTGGGCATGCCATCTTGTTTGATGACACAGAAGGATACTTTGTCGTGGGTGGAGGGAAGTTTATTCAGGGTGCAGAGGGCTATTTTGGACCAGTTGTTTACAATCGTAACAAAATATCGGCCCAGAAACAG TCTGAGACAGTTATTCCAGATGTGATAAAGAGTTTGAACCTGACTGGATGGCTTCAGAGCTGTCAAGAATTTCGAGAGGAAATGGTGACCAAGATTAAAGGCTTTTTACTGAAGAAAAAGCAGAGAATAG AGACTGGTTTTGATATTTCTCATCCATGGATGGGAAAGAAAGAACTTCCACCAAACTCacagtgtgagccatgggagaAAACCGCTcctcacagaaaaaaagctgttgatCTGGCCATGTTATTGGTTTTTAAATATG GAGAAAAAGTGAGCCTGGAAGCTGTCAGCAAAGCCCTGTACTCCTTATCAGTTCAGAGGCTGAGCAGAGCAAGCAGCATTGCAGTGGTCAGCAGAATGTTACCACTGCTGCTCCAAGCCGGCTGCTTGGGTGATAACGGAGCTCTACACATGTCATCTGTGCTCTACAGTGCGGGACTGGGAGTCCAGAAGCAACCCGTGAAG GCTTGGCTGCTCGCTCTGCTGGCTGCCCAGAAAGATGACCGGCTGGCACTGCTGCATCTTGGGTACATGCATCACCAGGGGCGGCACGGTCTCCCAAAGGACCCTGATCTGGCCTATGCCTATTATTCAAATATTGCAAAACAGACCACTTTGGACCGCCATAATCACACACTACAGCAG tcatttgttGAGGCTGTTTATTTGAACAATGAAGAGGCCCTGAACCTCCAGACCAGAGAAGACCATCATATTTTTCAGTGGCTAAAGCATCAGGctcagagaggagcagctgacGCCGAG CAAACAATTGCCCGGATGCTGTTTTGGGGTCAGCAAGGACTGTCTCCAAACATCCAGGAAGCGGTGAAGCACTACAGAAGAGGAGCTGTCCAGCTGGAGGACCCCGTGTCAATGTACGATTATGGGATCGTGCTCCTGCAG GGTCATGGAGTTGACAAAGACATCCAAAAAGGGctcacttttttaaagaaatccatGGACCAG GGTTTTGTTCCTGCAATCACTGCCTTAGCTTGGTACTACGAACAGTATGAACATGACTACAGGAAGGCGGTGCAGCTGTGGGAGAAGGCTGATCTGCTCGGGTGTCCCGATGCTGCTCTGAATCTGGGTGTCATTCATTCACTGGGTCTGTTCCCGGGGAAACCTGCTAGTCAG TATATGGCGTACACATACTATCTGAAGTCTGCAAACAGAGGACAGATCAGAGGAGCAGTTCACCTGGCTGAAGTCTGGGCCACTGGGATACCCGGCAATGTGACCAGACGGCCGTCTGATGCAGTTTT GTGGGTTAAATGGGCAGCAGAACAAAATGGATATTTGGGCAGAATCTTACGGAAAGCACTTGATTCCTATCTTTTGAGTGAcat GTTTAGCTCTCTTCTGTATTACGTGATAGCAGCTGAATCAGGATATGCGCCAGCCCAGTTTAATGTTGCATACCTTTGTGAGCAAAATGCG GGGCGTTTTCTGGATCCTGCTTTTGCAAAACATTGTATGTGGACTTATTACAACTTCACAATCCAAAGTGAAAACTCTGACACCTATG CGCTCATTAGAATGGGAGACCTGTTGTATGAGGGACATGGCAGCAGAGGGAGAGACCTGTTCTTTGCAGCACAAATGTACACACAGGCAGCCCTAAAGGGAAACCCACAG GGCTGGTACAGCCTTGGCCTGCTTGCTGAGGACGTGTACAGGCTGCCCCTTTCAATACTTTCTAAACTTGGCCTGTCAAAGTTATACATGGCAGACAACAGTTTACTTCAAACCGCTTTGTTTCAAAG gtgcAGAGACTCCGACATTGCAGATTCATATCTGCCTTGCAGCCTGGCCCTCTTCAAAGTGTTTTTACAGTCGTTCCAAAAGGAGTACAGTGATTCTTTTAAG TTCTTGGCTGCTGTTGCCGTTGTCGCTGGTCCAACAGTACTCGTGATCATTGGAGCGCTCAGGAGACGTGTTTTGTCTCTTAACTAG
- the LOC101159283 gene encoding protein sel-1 homolog 3 isoform X2, which translates to MAPDADFKNIWLVCLWMQVVWSLDEVVLLNPPEEPLPDYLLQILYSCDEPAAVQLDCIVSFEIGTVSTFLLRNWSCVPGERVIKTTRLNLPDWLVYQADGVVPDSQWVLSCILRASVRSRGLSDSERSIRAQDVASVQPKPFFSRPCKRHKLCFAWCKQMLQLTPKFLQRQCPFEQETVQILTTIFASTGENFGVTKTLEPFRNEFLEYVRLKNNLFPWCMISFWIFLTSHCKQNLCGLFYHIDSQNNYVTPTVLLKQTGHLHIQMNGESEESSAFLSLFTVPLNQWCQISLMLEGRKVKVSMACLNRTIQVSEHVFGHAILFDDTEGYFVVGGGKFIQGAEGYFGPVVYNRNKISAQKQSETVIPDVIKSLNLTGWLQSCQEFREEMVTKIKGFLLKKKQRIGLETGFDISHPWMGKKELPPNSQCEPWEKTAPHRKKAVDLAMLLVFKYGEKVSLEAVSKALYSLSVQRLSRASSIAVVSRMLPLLLQAGCLGDNGALHMSSVLYSAGLGVQKQPVKAWLLALLAAQKDDRLALLHLGYMHHQGRHGLPKDPDLAYAYYSNIAKQTTLDRHNHTLQQSFVEAVYLNNEEALNLQTREDHHIFQWLKHQAQRGAADAEQTIARMLFWGQQGLSPNIQEAVKHYRRGAVQLEDPVSMYDYGIVLLQGHGVDKDIQKGLTFLKKSMDQGFVPAITALAWYYEQYEHDYRKAVQLWEKADLLGCPDAALNLGVIHSLGLFPGKPASQYMAYTYYLKSANRGQIRGAVHLAEVWATGIPGNVTRRPSDAVLWVKWAAEQNGYLGRILRKALDSYLLSDMFSSLLYYVIAAESGYAPAQFNVAYLCEQNAGRFLDPAFAKHCMWTYYNFTIQSENSDTYALIRMGDLLYEGHGSRGRDLFFAAQMYTQAALKGNPQGWYSLGLLAEDVYRLPLSILSKLGLSKLYMADNSLLQTALFQRCRDSDIADSYLPCSLALFKVFLQSFQKEYSDSFKFLAAVAVVAGPTVLVIIGALRRRVLSLN; encoded by the exons ATGGCTCCTGATGCAGATTTCAAAAACATCTGGCTGGTTTGCCTCTGGATGCAG GTTGTTTGGAGTTTAGATGAAGTGGTTCTTCTGAATCCTCCAGAGGAGCCTCTCCCAGATTATCTGTTACAGATACTTTACTCCTGTGATGAACCTGCAGCAGTGCAACTGGATTGTATTGTATCTTTTGAAATTGGCACCGTCTCCACATTCTTGCTAAGGAATTGGAGTTGCGTCCCCGGAGAACGCGTGATAAAGACAACGAGGCTCAACCTGCCGGACTGGTTGGTGTATCAAGCGGATGGAGTGGTTCCAGATTCCCAGTGGGTGCTGAGCTGCATCCTTCGCGCCTCCGTCAGGAGCAGAGGACTGAGCGATTCTGAGAGGTCTATCAGGGCTCAGGATGTGGCATCTGTGCAGCCTAAGCCCTTCTTCAGCCGACCATGTAAACGCCACAAGCTCTGCTTCGCATGGTGCAAACAAATGCTGCAATTAACTCCAAAGTTTTTACAAAGGCAGTGTCCTTTTGAGCAAG AAACAGTTCAAATCCTGACTACCATCTTTGCCTCAACTGGAGAAAACTTTGGGGTAACAAAGACGCTGGAGCCCTTCAGGAACGAATTCCTGGAATACGTTCGACTTAAGAATAACTTGTTTCCATG GTGTATGATTTCCTTTTGGATTTTTCTGACAAGTCACTGCAAGCAAAACCTTTGTGGTCTGTTTTACCATATAGATTCCCAAAACAACTATGTCACACCAACAGTTTTACTCAAACAAACAG GCCATTTACACATCCAGATGAATGGGGAGAGTGAGGAATCATCCGCGTTTCTCTCCTTGTTCACTGTGCCTTTAAACCAGTGGTGCCAAATCAGTTTGATGTTGGAGGGAAGGAAA GTGAAAGTTTCCATGGCGTGCTTGAACAGAACCATTCAAGTATCAGAACATGT GTTTGGGCATGCCATCTTGTTTGATGACACAGAAGGATACTTTGTCGTGGGTGGAGGGAAGTTTATTCAGGGTGCAGAGGGCTATTTTGGACCAGTTGTTTACAATCGTAACAAAATATCGGCCCAGAAACAG TCTGAGACAGTTATTCCAGATGTGATAAAGAGTTTGAACCTGACTGGATGGCTTCAGAGCTGTCAAGAATTTCGAGAGGAAATGGTGACCAAGATTAAAGGCTTTTTACTGAAGAAAAAGCAGAGAATAGGTTTGG AGACTGGTTTTGATATTTCTCATCCATGGATGGGAAAGAAAGAACTTCCACCAAACTCacagtgtgagccatgggagaAAACCGCTcctcacagaaaaaaagctgttgatCTGGCCATGTTATTGGTTTTTAAATATG GAGAAAAAGTGAGCCTGGAAGCTGTCAGCAAAGCCCTGTACTCCTTATCAGTTCAGAGGCTGAGCAGAGCAAGCAGCATTGCAGTGGTCAGCAGAATGTTACCACTGCTGCTCCAAGCCGGCTGCTTGGGTGATAACGGAGCTCTACACATGTCATCTGTGCTCTACAGTGCGGGACTGGGAGTCCAGAAGCAACCCGTGAAG GCTTGGCTGCTCGCTCTGCTGGCTGCCCAGAAAGATGACCGGCTGGCACTGCTGCATCTTGGGTACATGCATCACCAGGGGCGGCACGGTCTCCCAAAGGACCCTGATCTGGCCTATGCCTATTATTCAAATATTGCAAAACAGACCACTTTGGACCGCCATAATCACACACTACAGCAG tcatttgttGAGGCTGTTTATTTGAACAATGAAGAGGCCCTGAACCTCCAGACCAGAGAAGACCATCATATTTTTCAGTGGCTAAAGCATCAGGctcagagaggagcagctgacGCCGAG CAAACAATTGCCCGGATGCTGTTTTGGGGTCAGCAAGGACTGTCTCCAAACATCCAGGAAGCGGTGAAGCACTACAGAAGAGGAGCTGTCCAGCTGGAGGACCCCGTGTCAATGTACGATTATGGGATCGTGCTCCTGCAG GGTCATGGAGTTGACAAAGACATCCAAAAAGGGctcacttttttaaagaaatccatGGACCAG GGTTTTGTTCCTGCAATCACTGCCTTAGCTTGGTACTACGAACAGTATGAACATGACTACAGGAAGGCGGTGCAGCTGTGGGAGAAGGCTGATCTGCTCGGGTGTCCCGATGCTGCTCTGAATCTGGGTGTCATTCATTCACTGGGTCTGTTCCCGGGGAAACCTGCTAGTCAG TATATGGCGTACACATACTATCTGAAGTCTGCAAACAGAGGACAGATCAGAGGAGCAGTTCACCTGGCTGAAGTCTGGGCCACTGGGATACCCGGCAATGTGACCAGACGGCCGTCTGATGCAGTTTT GTGGGTTAAATGGGCAGCAGAACAAAATGGATATTTGGGCAGAATCTTACGGAAAGCACTTGATTCCTATCTTTTGAGTGAcat GTTTAGCTCTCTTCTGTATTACGTGATAGCAGCTGAATCAGGATATGCGCCAGCCCAGTTTAATGTTGCATACCTTTGTGAGCAAAATGCG GGGCGTTTTCTGGATCCTGCTTTTGCAAAACATTGTATGTGGACTTATTACAACTTCACAATCCAAAGTGAAAACTCTGACACCTATG CGCTCATTAGAATGGGAGACCTGTTGTATGAGGGACATGGCAGCAGAGGGAGAGACCTGTTCTTTGCAGCACAAATGTACACACAGGCAGCCCTAAAGGGAAACCCACAG GGCTGGTACAGCCTTGGCCTGCTTGCTGAGGACGTGTACAGGCTGCCCCTTTCAATACTTTCTAAACTTGGCCTGTCAAAGTTATACATGGCAGACAACAGTTTACTTCAAACCGCTTTGTTTCAAAG gtgcAGAGACTCCGACATTGCAGATTCATATCTGCCTTGCAGCCTGGCCCTCTTCAAAGTGTTTTTACAGTCGTTCCAAAAGGAGTACAGTGATTCTTTTAAG TTCTTGGCTGCTGTTGCCGTTGTCGCTGGTCCAACAGTACTCGTGATCATTGGAGCGCTCAGGAGACGTGTTTTGTCTCTTAACTAG
- the LOC101159283 gene encoding protein sel-1 homolog 3 isoform X1, whose protein sequence is MAPDADFKNIWLVCLWMQVVWSLDEVVLLNPPEEPLPDYLLQILYSCDEPAAVQLDCIVSFEIGTVSTFLLRNWSCVPGERVIKTTRLNLPDWLVYQADGVVPDSQWVLSCILRASVRSRGLSDSERSIRAQDVASVQPKPFFSRPCKRHKLCFAWCKQMLQLTPKFLQRQCPFEQETVQILTTIFASTGENFGVTKTLEPFRNEFLEYVRLKNNLFPWCMISFWIFLTSHCKQNLCGLFYHIDSQNNYVTPTVLLKQTGHLHIQMNGESEESSAFLSLFTVPLNQWCQISLMLEGRKVKVSMACLNRTIQVSEHVFGHAILFDDTEGYFVVGGGKFIQGAEGYFGPVVYNRNKISAQKQSETVIPDVIKSLNLTGWLQSCQEFREEMVTKIKGFLLKKKQRIGLGKRFRCLLDIGEVIISKDCDSFNFSETGFDISHPWMGKKELPPNSQCEPWEKTAPHRKKAVDLAMLLVFKYGEKVSLEAVSKALYSLSVQRLSRASSIAVVSRMLPLLLQAGCLGDNGALHMSSVLYSAGLGVQKQPVKAWLLALLAAQKDDRLALLHLGYMHHQGRHGLPKDPDLAYAYYSNIAKQTTLDRHNHTLQQSFVEAVYLNNEEALNLQTREDHHIFQWLKHQAQRGAADAEQTIARMLFWGQQGLSPNIQEAVKHYRRGAVQLEDPVSMYDYGIVLLQGHGVDKDIQKGLTFLKKSMDQGFVPAITALAWYYEQYEHDYRKAVQLWEKADLLGCPDAALNLGVIHSLGLFPGKPASQYMAYTYYLKSANRGQIRGAVHLAEVWATGIPGNVTRRPSDAVLWVKWAAEQNGYLGRILRKALDSYLLSDMFSSLLYYVIAAESGYAPAQFNVAYLCEQNAGRFLDPAFAKHCMWTYYNFTIQSENSDTYALIRMGDLLYEGHGSRGRDLFFAAQMYTQAALKGNPQGWYSLGLLAEDVYRLPLSILSKLGLSKLYMADNSLLQTALFQRCRDSDIADSYLPCSLALFKVFLQSFQKEYSDSFKFLAAVAVVAGPTVLVIIGALRRRVLSLN, encoded by the exons ATGGCTCCTGATGCAGATTTCAAAAACATCTGGCTGGTTTGCCTCTGGATGCAG GTTGTTTGGAGTTTAGATGAAGTGGTTCTTCTGAATCCTCCAGAGGAGCCTCTCCCAGATTATCTGTTACAGATACTTTACTCCTGTGATGAACCTGCAGCAGTGCAACTGGATTGTATTGTATCTTTTGAAATTGGCACCGTCTCCACATTCTTGCTAAGGAATTGGAGTTGCGTCCCCGGAGAACGCGTGATAAAGACAACGAGGCTCAACCTGCCGGACTGGTTGGTGTATCAAGCGGATGGAGTGGTTCCAGATTCCCAGTGGGTGCTGAGCTGCATCCTTCGCGCCTCCGTCAGGAGCAGAGGACTGAGCGATTCTGAGAGGTCTATCAGGGCTCAGGATGTGGCATCTGTGCAGCCTAAGCCCTTCTTCAGCCGACCATGTAAACGCCACAAGCTCTGCTTCGCATGGTGCAAACAAATGCTGCAATTAACTCCAAAGTTTTTACAAAGGCAGTGTCCTTTTGAGCAAG AAACAGTTCAAATCCTGACTACCATCTTTGCCTCAACTGGAGAAAACTTTGGGGTAACAAAGACGCTGGAGCCCTTCAGGAACGAATTCCTGGAATACGTTCGACTTAAGAATAACTTGTTTCCATG GTGTATGATTTCCTTTTGGATTTTTCTGACAAGTCACTGCAAGCAAAACCTTTGTGGTCTGTTTTACCATATAGATTCCCAAAACAACTATGTCACACCAACAGTTTTACTCAAACAAACAG GCCATTTACACATCCAGATGAATGGGGAGAGTGAGGAATCATCCGCGTTTCTCTCCTTGTTCACTGTGCCTTTAAACCAGTGGTGCCAAATCAGTTTGATGTTGGAGGGAAGGAAA GTGAAAGTTTCCATGGCGTGCTTGAACAGAACCATTCAAGTATCAGAACATGT GTTTGGGCATGCCATCTTGTTTGATGACACAGAAGGATACTTTGTCGTGGGTGGAGGGAAGTTTATTCAGGGTGCAGAGGGCTATTTTGGACCAGTTGTTTACAATCGTAACAAAATATCGGCCCAGAAACAG TCTGAGACAGTTATTCCAGATGTGATAAAGAGTTTGAACCTGACTGGATGGCTTCAGAGCTGTCAAGAATTTCGAGAGGAAATGGTGACCAAGATTAAAGGCTTTTTACTGAAGAAAAAGCAGAGAATAGGTTTGGGTAAAAGGTTTAGATGTCTACTTGATATCGGTGAAGTTATTATATCAAAAGATTGTGACTCTTTTAATTTTTCAGAGACTGGTTTTGATATTTCTCATCCATGGATGGGAAAGAAAGAACTTCCACCAAACTCacagtgtgagccatgggagaAAACCGCTcctcacagaaaaaaagctgttgatCTGGCCATGTTATTGGTTTTTAAATATG GAGAAAAAGTGAGCCTGGAAGCTGTCAGCAAAGCCCTGTACTCCTTATCAGTTCAGAGGCTGAGCAGAGCAAGCAGCATTGCAGTGGTCAGCAGAATGTTACCACTGCTGCTCCAAGCCGGCTGCTTGGGTGATAACGGAGCTCTACACATGTCATCTGTGCTCTACAGTGCGGGACTGGGAGTCCAGAAGCAACCCGTGAAG GCTTGGCTGCTCGCTCTGCTGGCTGCCCAGAAAGATGACCGGCTGGCACTGCTGCATCTTGGGTACATGCATCACCAGGGGCGGCACGGTCTCCCAAAGGACCCTGATCTGGCCTATGCCTATTATTCAAATATTGCAAAACAGACCACTTTGGACCGCCATAATCACACACTACAGCAG tcatttgttGAGGCTGTTTATTTGAACAATGAAGAGGCCCTGAACCTCCAGACCAGAGAAGACCATCATATTTTTCAGTGGCTAAAGCATCAGGctcagagaggagcagctgacGCCGAG CAAACAATTGCCCGGATGCTGTTTTGGGGTCAGCAAGGACTGTCTCCAAACATCCAGGAAGCGGTGAAGCACTACAGAAGAGGAGCTGTCCAGCTGGAGGACCCCGTGTCAATGTACGATTATGGGATCGTGCTCCTGCAG GGTCATGGAGTTGACAAAGACATCCAAAAAGGGctcacttttttaaagaaatccatGGACCAG GGTTTTGTTCCTGCAATCACTGCCTTAGCTTGGTACTACGAACAGTATGAACATGACTACAGGAAGGCGGTGCAGCTGTGGGAGAAGGCTGATCTGCTCGGGTGTCCCGATGCTGCTCTGAATCTGGGTGTCATTCATTCACTGGGTCTGTTCCCGGGGAAACCTGCTAGTCAG TATATGGCGTACACATACTATCTGAAGTCTGCAAACAGAGGACAGATCAGAGGAGCAGTTCACCTGGCTGAAGTCTGGGCCACTGGGATACCCGGCAATGTGACCAGACGGCCGTCTGATGCAGTTTT GTGGGTTAAATGGGCAGCAGAACAAAATGGATATTTGGGCAGAATCTTACGGAAAGCACTTGATTCCTATCTTTTGAGTGAcat GTTTAGCTCTCTTCTGTATTACGTGATAGCAGCTGAATCAGGATATGCGCCAGCCCAGTTTAATGTTGCATACCTTTGTGAGCAAAATGCG GGGCGTTTTCTGGATCCTGCTTTTGCAAAACATTGTATGTGGACTTATTACAACTTCACAATCCAAAGTGAAAACTCTGACACCTATG CGCTCATTAGAATGGGAGACCTGTTGTATGAGGGACATGGCAGCAGAGGGAGAGACCTGTTCTTTGCAGCACAAATGTACACACAGGCAGCCCTAAAGGGAAACCCACAG GGCTGGTACAGCCTTGGCCTGCTTGCTGAGGACGTGTACAGGCTGCCCCTTTCAATACTTTCTAAACTTGGCCTGTCAAAGTTATACATGGCAGACAACAGTTTACTTCAAACCGCTTTGTTTCAAAG gtgcAGAGACTCCGACATTGCAGATTCATATCTGCCTTGCAGCCTGGCCCTCTTCAAAGTGTTTTTACAGTCGTTCCAAAAGGAGTACAGTGATTCTTTTAAG TTCTTGGCTGCTGTTGCCGTTGTCGCTGGTCCAACAGTACTCGTGATCATTGGAGCGCTCAGGAGACGTGTTTTGTCTCTTAACTAG